In one window of Acidovorax sp. HDW3 DNA:
- a CDS encoding NAD(P)(+) transhydrogenase (Re/Si-specific) subunit beta yields the protein MSMNLVTLLYLVASVCFIQALKGLSHPTTSIRGNVFGMVGMAIAAGTTAALIYKLAGGNVVGLGYVLGGLVLGGGAGAVMAQRVEMTKMPELVAFMHSMIGLAAVFIAIAAVAEPWAFQIVAKGEAIPHGNRLELFLGAAIGAITFSGSVIAFGKLSGKYKFRLFQGAPVVFSGQHLLNLVLGLATVGLGLVFMATERWDAFFAMLALAFVLGVLIIIPIGGADMPVVVSMLNSYSGWAAAGIGFSLNNSMLIIAGSLVGSSGAILSYIMCKAMNRSFFNVILGGFGGDAAAGAAQGAQQQRSVKSGSADDAAFVLGNAETVVIVPGYGLAVARAQHAVKELAQKLTDKGITVKYAIHPVAGRMPGHMNVLLAEAEVPYDQVHEMEDINGEFGQADVAIVLGANDVVNPAALQKGSPIYGMPILEAYKAKTIIVNKRSMAAGYAGLDNELFYMDKTMMVFGDAKKVVEDMVKAVE from the coding sequence ATGAGTATGAATCTTGTGACGCTGCTGTATCTGGTGGCCAGCGTGTGCTTCATTCAGGCGCTCAAGGGCCTGTCGCACCCCACCACCTCCATTCGGGGCAACGTCTTTGGCATGGTCGGCATGGCGATTGCCGCAGGTACCACGGCGGCGCTGATCTACAAACTGGCCGGTGGCAACGTGGTGGGCCTCGGTTATGTGCTGGGCGGCCTGGTGCTTGGCGGCGGCGCTGGCGCCGTGATGGCGCAGCGCGTGGAGATGACCAAGATGCCCGAGTTGGTGGCGTTCATGCACAGCATGATTGGCTTGGCGGCGGTATTCATTGCCATTGCGGCGGTGGCAGAGCCCTGGGCGTTTCAGATCGTTGCCAAGGGTGAGGCGATTCCGCATGGCAACCGTCTGGAACTGTTCCTGGGGGCTGCCATTGGCGCCATCACCTTCAGCGGCTCGGTGATTGCTTTTGGCAAGCTCTCGGGCAAGTACAAGTTTCGCCTGTTCCAGGGCGCGCCGGTGGTGTTCTCCGGGCAGCACCTGCTGAACCTGGTGCTGGGTCTGGCCACGGTTGGCCTGGGTCTGGTGTTCATGGCGACCGAGCGCTGGGATGCCTTCTTTGCCATGCTGGCGCTGGCCTTTGTGCTGGGCGTGCTCATCATCATTCCCATCGGCGGTGCGGACATGCCGGTGGTCGTGTCCATGCTCAACAGCTACTCGGGCTGGGCGGCGGCGGGCATTGGCTTTTCGCTCAACAACTCCATGCTCATCATTGCCGGCTCGCTTGTCGGCAGCTCGGGCGCCATCCTCTCGTACATCATGTGCAAGGCGATGAACCGTTCGTTTTTCAACGTCATTTTGGGTGGCTTTGGCGGTGATGCCGCTGCGGGTGCGGCCCAGGGGGCGCAGCAGCAGCGCAGCGTCAAAAGCGGCAGCGCCGACGACGCCGCCTTTGTGCTGGGCAACGCCGAGACCGTGGTCATCGTCCCCGGCTACGGCCTGGCCGTGGCGCGGGCGCAGCACGCCGTCAAGGAGCTGGCGCAAAAGCTCACCGACAAGGGCATTACCGTCAAATACGCCATTCACCCTGTGGCCGGGCGGATGCCGGGGCACATGAACGTGCTGCTGGCCGAGGCCGAGGTGCCCTACGACCAGGTGCACGAGATGGAGGACATCAACGGCGAGTTCGGCCAGGCCGACGTGGCCATCGTTTTGGGCGCCAATGACGTTGTCAATCCGGCGGCGCTGCAAAAGGGCAGCCCGATCTACGGTATGCCGATTCTGGAGGCGTACAAAGCCAAGACCATCATCGTCAACAAGCGTTCCATGGCGGCGGGCTACGCCGGGCTGGACAACGAATTGTTCTACATGGACAAGACCATGATGGTGTTTGGCGACGCCAAGAAGGTGGTCGAGGACATGGTCAAGGCGGTTGAGTAA
- the sucD gene encoding succinate--CoA ligase subunit alpha: MSIYINKDTKVITQGITGKTGQFHTEKCQEYANGKNCFVAGVNPKKAGESIFNIPIYGSVKEAATQTGATVSVIYVPPAGAAAAIWEAVEADLDLAICITEGIPVRDMLEVRNKMRAKEAVGGKRTLLLGPNCPGLITPDEIKIGIMPGHIHRKGRIGVVSRSGTLTYEAVAMLTEVGLGQSSAVGIGGDPINGLKHIDVMKAFNDDPDTDAVIMIGEIGGPDEAEAAQWCKANMKKPVVGFIAGVTAPPGKRMGHAGALISGGADTADAKLAIMEECGFVVTRNPSELGKLLKAQLK; encoded by the coding sequence ATGTCGATCTACATCAACAAAGACACCAAAGTCATCACCCAGGGCATCACGGGCAAGACCGGCCAGTTCCACACTGAGAAGTGCCAGGAATACGCCAACGGCAAGAACTGCTTCGTGGCCGGCGTGAACCCGAAGAAGGCCGGCGAGTCCATCTTCAACATCCCCATCTACGGCTCCGTCAAGGAAGCGGCAACGCAGACCGGCGCCACCGTGTCGGTGATCTACGTGCCGCCGGCAGGCGCGGCTGCTGCCATCTGGGAAGCCGTCGAGGCCGACCTGGACCTGGCGATCTGCATCACCGAAGGCATTCCGGTGCGCGACATGCTCGAAGTGCGCAACAAGATGCGCGCCAAGGAAGCCGTTGGCGGCAAGCGCACCCTGCTGCTGGGCCCCAACTGCCCGGGCCTGATCACGCCCGACGAGATCAAGATCGGCATCATGCCCGGCCACATCCACCGCAAGGGCCGCATCGGCGTGGTGTCCCGTTCGGGCACGCTGACCTATGAAGCCGTGGCCATGTTGACCGAAGTCGGCCTGGGCCAGTCCAGCGCCGTGGGCATTGGCGGCGACCCGATCAACGGCCTCAAGCACATCGACGTGATGAAGGCGTTCAACGACGATCCGGACACCGACGCCGTCATCATGATTGGCGAAATCGGCGGCCCCGACGAAGCCGAAGCCGCGCAGTGGTGCAAGGCCAATATGAAGAAGCCCGTGGTCGGCTTCATCGCTGGCGTCACGGCCCCTCCGGGCAAGCGCATGGGCCACGCCGGCGCGCTGATCTCCGGCGGCGCCGACACGGCCGACGCCAAGCTCGCCATCATGGAAGAGTGCGGTTTCGTCGTCACGCGCAACCCGTCCGAACTGGGCAAGCTGCTCAAGGCGCAGCTCAAGTAA
- a CDS encoding aminopeptidase P N-terminal domain-containing protein, protein MTSVYAQRRARLAALLGPGGVAIVPTAPERPRNRDSDHPYRHDSYFYYLTGFTEPNAWLLLDASGRSTLWCQPKDLEREIWDGYRLGPEAAPAVLWVDAAHSVAELDARLPRLLENQQQVWYPFATHEGLAAQLEGWLRAVRARTRQGALCPQQQGDLCALLDEMRLYKDAHEQALMRRAAHISAGAHIRAMQTSSRMLRAGQDLREYHLEAELLHEFRRHGAQAPAYGSIVAAGANACVLHYRADAAPVRAGDLVLIDAACELNGYAADITRTFPADGRFTGPQRALYELVLASQEAALAATRPGARFNDPHEATLAVLAQGLLDLRLLDGNQVGTAQDVLEKRAYLPFYMHRTSHWLGMDVHDCGSYAEPSELQQAQAHTDPGTGEPLLQRPSRILQPGMALTIEPGLYVRPAPGVPPEFHGLGVRIEDDVFVTADGCEITTRGVPVRIDDIEALMRT, encoded by the coding sequence ATGACCTCTGTTTACGCCCAGCGCCGCGCCCGCCTGGCTGCCCTTTTGGGCCCCGGCGGCGTGGCCATCGTCCCGACAGCGCCCGAGCGCCCGCGCAACCGCGACAGCGACCATCCCTACCGGCACGACAGCTACTTTTACTACCTCACCGGCTTTACCGAGCCCAACGCCTGGCTGCTGCTCGATGCCAGCGGGCGCAGCACCCTGTGGTGCCAGCCCAAGGACTTGGAGCGTGAGATTTGGGACGGCTACCGCCTCGGGCCCGAGGCTGCGCCGGCGGTGCTCTGGGTCGATGCCGCCCACTCGGTGGCCGAGCTCGATGCCCGCCTGCCGCGCCTGCTGGAGAACCAGCAGCAAGTCTGGTACCCCTTTGCCACCCACGAGGGCCTGGCGGCGCAGCTCGAAGGCTGGCTGCGCGCCGTGCGCGCCCGCACGCGCCAGGGCGCGCTGTGCCCGCAGCAGCAGGGCGATCTGTGCGCCTTGCTCGATGAAATGCGGCTGTACAAAGACGCGCACGAGCAGGCGCTGATGCGCCGCGCCGCGCACATCAGCGCAGGCGCCCATATCCGCGCCATGCAAACGAGCAGCCGGATGCTGCGCGCCGGCCAGGACCTGCGTGAATACCACCTCGAAGCCGAGCTGCTGCACGAGTTTCGCCGCCACGGCGCGCAGGCGCCGGCCTACGGCTCCATCGTCGCTGCGGGCGCCAACGCCTGCGTGCTGCACTACCGCGCCGACGCCGCCCCGGTGCGCGCGGGCGACCTGGTGCTGATCGACGCCGCCTGCGAGCTCAACGGCTACGCTGCCGACATCACCCGCACCTTCCCTGCCGATGGCCGCTTCACCGGGCCGCAGCGCGCGCTGTACGAACTGGTGCTGGCCAGCCAGGAAGCGGCGCTGGCCGCCACCCGCCCCGGTGCCCGCTTCAACGATCCGCACGAGGCCACCTTGGCGGTGCTGGCGCAGGGCCTGCTCGACCTGCGCCTGCTCGACGGCAACCAGGTCGGCACGGCGCAAGACGTGCTCGAAAAGCGCGCCTATCTGCCGTTTTACATGCACCGCACCAGCCACTGGCTGGGCATGGACGTGCACGACTGCGGCAGCTACGCCGAGCCCAGCGAGCTGCAGCAGGCGCAGGCGCACACCGACCCGGGCACGGGCGAGCCCCTGCTGCAGCGCCCCAGCCGCATCCTGCAGCCGGGCATGGCGCTGACCATTGAACCCGGCCTGTACGTGCGCCCGGCGCCCGGCGTGCCACCAGAGTTTCACGGCCTGGGCGTGCGCATCGAGGACGACGTGTTTGTGACCGCCGATGGCTGCGAGATCACTACGCGCGGCGTGCCGGTGCGCATCGATGACATCGAAGCCCTGATGCGTACCTGA
- a CDS encoding Stp1/IreP family PP2C-type Ser/Thr phosphatase: MNSVARLSYEFCGLTDCGRVRKNNEDAVAVDPAHGLALLADGMGGYNAGEVASSMAISVTQHAMVRWLEQAQGRPASAAVRQALQESVQQANLAVLKTSMLQPQCAGMGTTLVVAVFGGDRLVLGHMGDSRCYRLRAGQLQQLTRDHSWLQEQLDAGLMTPEEAAQSGYGNLVTRALGVEEETLLDINEFQVEPLDLFLLCSDGLSDMLSDHELLMLSNSSDSLEEKTRCLVDTANAMGGRDNISVVLVQAHTQGRSKSGLISRLLHKKAA; encoded by the coding sequence ATGAATTCGGTGGCCCGTTTGTCGTACGAGTTTTGCGGTCTGACCGATTGCGGGCGGGTGCGCAAGAACAATGAAGATGCGGTGGCCGTCGATCCCGCCCACGGCCTGGCCCTGCTGGCCGATGGCATGGGCGGCTACAACGCCGGCGAGGTGGCCAGCAGCATGGCCATTTCCGTCACTCAGCACGCCATGGTGCGCTGGCTCGAGCAGGCACAAGGCCGGCCCGCCAGCGCTGCCGTGCGCCAGGCACTGCAAGAGAGCGTGCAGCAGGCCAATCTGGCGGTGCTCAAAACGTCCATGCTGCAACCGCAATGCGCCGGCATGGGCACGACGCTGGTGGTGGCGGTATTCGGCGGCGATCGTCTGGTTTTGGGCCATATGGGCGATTCGCGTTGCTACCGCCTGCGCGCCGGACAGCTGCAGCAGCTCACACGCGACCATTCCTGGCTGCAAGAGCAGCTCGACGCCGGGCTGATGACGCCCGAGGAGGCCGCGCAATCGGGCTACGGCAATTTGGTCACGCGCGCCCTGGGGGTGGAAGAAGAAACGCTGCTGGACATCAACGAATTCCAGGTCGAGCCCCTGGACTTATTCTTGCTTTGTTCCGATGGTTTGTCCGATATGCTCAGCGACCACGAACTGCTCATGCTCAGTAACAGCTCCGATAGCCTGGAAGAAAAAACCCGCTGCCTGGTCGATACGGCCAACGCCATGGGTGGGCGCGACAATATCAGCGTCGTCTTGGTGCAAGCCCATACCCAGGGGCGCAGTAAATCGGGCTTGATCTCGCGGTTGTTGCATAAAAAAGCGGCATGA
- the fba gene encoding class II fructose-bisphosphate aldolase (catalyzes the reversible aldol condensation of dihydroxyacetonephosphate and glyceraldehyde 3-phosphate in the Calvin cycle, glycolysis, and/or gluconeogenesis) produces the protein MPLVSMRELLDHAAEHGYGIPAFNVNNLEQVQAVMAAADEVGAPVILQASAGARKYAGESFIKHLIAAAAEAYPHIPLVMHQDHGTSPAICQGALDLGFGSVMMDGSLREDGKTPSDFDYNVRVTQEVVAMAHKIGATVEGELGCLGSLETGEAGEEDGVGAVGKLDHSQMLTDPEEAAQFVKATQLDALAIAIGTSHGAYKFTRPPTGDVLAISRVKEIHARIPNTHLVMHGSSSVPQDLLAIINQYGGKMKQTYGVPVSEIQEAIKHGVRKINIDTDIRMAMTGAVRKFQVENPDKFDMREWMKPAREAAKAICKQRYLEFGCEGQAAKIKGIALSVMAQKYGAGELAQLVR, from the coding sequence ATGCCCCTCGTCTCGATGCGCGAACTGCTCGACCATGCCGCCGAACACGGCTATGGCATCCCCGCTTTCAACGTCAACAACCTGGAGCAGGTGCAGGCCGTGATGGCTGCGGCTGACGAGGTCGGCGCCCCCGTCATCCTGCAGGCGAGCGCCGGCGCGCGCAAATACGCCGGCGAGAGCTTTATCAAGCACCTGATCGCCGCCGCCGCCGAAGCCTACCCGCACATCCCGCTGGTCATGCACCAGGACCACGGCACCAGCCCGGCTATTTGCCAAGGCGCGCTCGACCTGGGCTTTGGCTCGGTGATGATGGATGGCAGCCTGCGCGAAGACGGCAAGACCCCGTCCGACTTTGACTACAACGTGCGCGTGACGCAGGAAGTGGTGGCCATGGCGCACAAGATCGGCGCCACCGTCGAAGGCGAACTCGGTTGCCTGGGCAGCCTGGAAACGGGCGAAGCCGGCGAGGAAGACGGCGTGGGCGCCGTCGGCAAGCTCGACCACAGCCAGATGCTGACCGACCCCGAGGAGGCGGCGCAGTTCGTCAAGGCGACGCAGCTCGACGCCCTGGCCATTGCCATTGGCACCAGCCACGGCGCCTACAAGTTCACCCGCCCGCCCACGGGCGACGTGCTGGCGATCTCGCGCGTGAAGGAAATCCACGCCCGCATCCCCAACACCCACCTGGTGATGCACGGCAGCTCCAGCGTGCCGCAAGACCTGCTTGCCATCATCAACCAGTACGGCGGCAAGATGAAGCAGACCTACGGCGTGCCGGTGTCCGAGATCCAGGAAGCCATCAAGCACGGCGTGCGCAAGATCAACATCGACACCGACATCCGCATGGCCATGACTGGCGCGGTGCGCAAATTCCAGGTCGAGAACCCAGACAAATTCGACATGCGCGAATGGATGAAGCCCGCGCGCGAAGCCGCCAAGGCGATTTGCAAGCAGCGCTACCTGGAGTTTGGCTGCGAAGGCCAGGCCGCCAAAATCAAAGGCATTGCGCTGTCCGTCATGGCACAGAAATACGGCGCGGGTGAATTGGCGCAACTCGTGCGTTAA
- a CDS encoding FHA domain-containing protein, which translates to MPKLIVSIDGVVIKEVELTKERTSLGRRPYNDVVIDNLAISGEHAAVHLHGEQAEIEDLGSTNGTFINGHTVKRQALHSGDIIDLGKYKVRFLNEAQRPDFEKTMIFKPGQLPPVVHRPPPPPAPISAYIKVLSGSASGREVNLVKIVTTIGKPGVAVASITKRPHGYVLTHVDGEQSPTLNGKPIGGEPIALHSGDLLDLAGTQMQFMQR; encoded by the coding sequence ATGCCCAAATTGATCGTCTCGATCGACGGTGTTGTCATCAAGGAAGTCGAGTTGACCAAAGAGCGTACTTCCTTGGGGCGCAGGCCGTATAACGACGTCGTTATCGACAACCTGGCCATCAGCGGCGAACACGCCGCCGTGCACCTGCACGGCGAGCAGGCCGAAATTGAAGACCTGGGTAGCACCAATGGCACGTTCATCAACGGCCATACCGTCAAGCGCCAGGCACTGCACAGTGGCGACATCATCGACCTGGGTAAATACAAGGTGCGCTTTTTGAACGAAGCCCAGCGACCGGACTTTGAAAAAACCATGATTTTCAAACCCGGCCAGCTGCCGCCCGTGGTGCACCGTCCGCCGCCGCCGCCGGCGCCCATCAGTGCCTACATCAAGGTGCTGTCCGGTTCGGCCTCGGGGCGTGAGGTCAATTTGGTCAAAATTGTCACCACCATCGGCAAGCCTGGCGTGGCCGTGGCCTCGATCACCAAGCGCCCGCATGGCTATGTGCTCACCCATGTGGACGGCGAGCAAAGCCCGACGCTCAACGGCAAACCCATTGGCGGCGAGCCCATTGCCCTGCACAGCGGCGACCTGCTCGATCTGGCCGGCACGCAGATGCAGTTCATGCAACGCTGA
- a CDS encoding MBL fold metallo-hydrolase: MKLRVLGCSGAIAQGCRTTSFLLGEQLLVDAGTGVGELRMDELLAIEHVLLTHSHLDHIAALPLMLDAVGAHRQRPLQVYALPETLAALRQHIFNDTIWPDFTRLPTPAQPFVQLQPLAVGQQLQLAGIDIEVLPARHSVPAVGYAARGSQGWWIYSGDTGGEEPAFWQRVHALMRAGGVAALFIETAFSNQEQALARISRHLAPASLARELQHLGVGATFPIYITHAKPRESQRIMREVQELEQNAFTLIDLQTVDALLL, from the coding sequence ATGAAACTTCGCGTACTGGGTTGCTCCGGGGCCATCGCCCAGGGGTGCCGCACGACCTCTTTTTTACTTGGCGAGCAGCTGCTGGTCGATGCCGGCACCGGCGTGGGCGAGTTGCGTATGGACGAGTTGCTCGCCATCGAACATGTGCTGCTGACCCACTCCCACCTCGACCACATTGCCGCCCTGCCGCTGATGCTCGACGCCGTGGGCGCGCACCGCCAGCGCCCGCTGCAGGTCTACGCCCTGCCCGAAACCCTGGCCGCCCTGCGCCAGCACATCTTCAACGACACCATCTGGCCCGACTTCACCCGCCTGCCCACGCCGGCGCAGCCCTTTGTGCAGCTGCAACCCCTGGCCGTGGGGCAGCAGCTGCAGCTCGCTGGCATTGACATCGAAGTGCTGCCCGCCCGTCACAGCGTGCCCGCCGTAGGCTACGCCGCACGCGGCAGCCAGGGGTGGTGGATTTATAGCGGCGACACGGGCGGCGAAGAGCCCGCTTTTTGGCAGCGCGTCCATGCCCTGATGCGCGCTGGCGGCGTGGCCGCGCTGTTCATCGAGACGGCGTTTAGCAACCAGGAGCAGGCCCTGGCGCGCATAAGTCGCCACCTGGCGCCCGCGAGCCTGGCGCGCGAACTGCAGCACCTCGGTGTCGGCGCCACGTTTCCGATCTACATCACCCACGCCAAGCCGCGCGAGAGCCAGCGCATCATGCGTGAAGTGCAAGAGCTGGAGCAAAACGCCTTCACCCTCATCGACCTGCAGACGGTGGATGCACTTTTGCTATAA
- a CDS encoding NAD(P) transhydrogenase subunit alpha has protein sequence MDTVSPTLINLIIFVLAIYVGYHVVWTVTPALHTPLMAVTNAISAIVIVGAMLAAALTETTLGKSMGVLAVALAAVNVFGGFLVTRRMLEMFKKKERKAPPAPANKA, from the coding sequence ATGGACACCGTATCCCCCACCCTCATCAACCTCATCATCTTCGTGCTGGCGATCTATGTCGGCTACCACGTGGTATGGACCGTCACGCCGGCGCTGCATACGCCGTTGATGGCGGTGACCAATGCCATCTCGGCCATCGTCATCGTCGGCGCCATGCTGGCGGCGGCGCTGACCGAAACCACTCTGGGCAAGAGCATGGGCGTGCTCGCCGTGGCGCTGGCAGCGGTGAATGTGTTTGGCGGCTTCCTGGTGACGCGCCGAATGCTTGAAATGTTCAAGAAAAAAGAGCGAAAAGCGCCTCCAGCGCCCGCCAATAAAGCGTAA
- a CDS encoding Re/Si-specific NAD(P)(+) transhydrogenase subunit alpha: MLIGVPAETLVGEHRVAATPETVKKLKAQGHTVRVQRGAGLAASVTDALYEAAGAEVVDAAAAWGADLVLKVRAPQAQEVGQLRRGSTLVGMLNPFDAEGLLRLATAGVTAYALEAAPRTTRAQSMDVLSSQANIAGYKAVMIAADRYQRFFPMLMTAAGTVKAARVVILGVGVAGLQAIATAKRLGAVIEASDVRPSVKEQVESLGAKFIDVPYETAEEKEAAEGVGGYARPMPQSWLDRQKAEVAKRVAQADVVITTALIPGRAAPVLVTEDMVRAMKPGSVIVDLAAAQGGNCPLTEAGQTVLKHGVTLVGETNLPALVAADASALYARNVLDFLKLVLTAEGGLQVNREDDIVAACLMAHQGQLLRA; the protein is encoded by the coding sequence ATGTTGATTGGAGTGCCTGCGGAAACCCTGGTGGGAGAGCACCGGGTGGCCGCGACCCCCGAGACGGTCAAGAAACTCAAGGCCCAGGGCCATACCGTGCGGGTGCAACGCGGCGCGGGCCTGGCGGCCAGCGTCACGGACGCGCTGTATGAAGCGGCCGGCGCTGAAGTGGTGGATGCTGCTGCAGCCTGGGGCGCGGATTTGGTGCTGAAAGTGCGCGCGCCGCAGGCGCAAGAGGTTGGGCAGCTCCGACGTGGCAGCACCCTGGTGGGGATGCTCAACCCCTTCGACGCCGAGGGCTTGCTGCGCCTGGCGACGGCGGGCGTCACGGCCTACGCCCTGGAGGCTGCGCCGCGTACCACGCGCGCGCAAAGCATGGACGTGCTATCGAGCCAGGCCAATATCGCTGGCTACAAGGCCGTGATGATCGCTGCCGACCGCTACCAGCGTTTTTTCCCCATGCTGATGACGGCCGCCGGCACCGTGAAGGCGGCACGCGTCGTCATTCTGGGGGTGGGCGTGGCCGGGTTGCAGGCGATTGCCACGGCCAAGCGCCTGGGCGCGGTGATTGAAGCCTCGGATGTGCGTCCGAGTGTGAAGGAGCAGGTCGAATCGCTGGGCGCCAAGTTTATTGACGTGCCCTACGAAACCGCTGAAGAAAAAGAAGCCGCCGAGGGTGTGGGCGGCTACGCCCGGCCTATGCCACAAAGCTGGCTTGACCGCCAGAAGGCCGAGGTGGCCAAGCGCGTGGCCCAGGCCGACGTCGTCATCACCACTGCCCTGATCCCGGGCCGCGCCGCCCCTGTGCTGGTGACCGAGGACATGGTGCGCGCCATGAAGCCGGGCTCGGTCATCGTCGATCTGGCCGCAGCCCAGGGCGGCAACTGCCCACTGACCGAAGCCGGTCAGACGGTGCTCAAGCATGGCGTGACCCTGGTGGGCGAGACCAATCTGCCAGCCTTGGTGGCAGCCGACGCCTCGGCGCTGTATGCGCGCAACGTACTCGATTTTCTCAAGCTGGTGCTGACAGCCGAAGGTGGCCTGCAGGTGAACCGGGAGGACGACATCGTCGCCGCCTGCCTGATGGCGCACCAGGGCCAGCTGCTGCGCGCCTGA
- the pyk gene encoding pyruvate kinase, with product MQMTRATKIVATLGPASSEPALLEAMIRGGVNVVRLNFSHGKAQDHIDRATLVRAAAQRAGREVAIMADLQGPKIRVGKFADGKVWLEPGAAFVLDAARTEPGDVHGVSLDYKDLPRDVRAGDTLLLNDGLIVLTVDAVRGDAVHTTVKLGGELSNNKGINKQGGGLTAPALTAKDMEDIKTAMGFQADYVAVSFPKNAIDMEMARQLCNVAAAEYGHRPGLIAKIERAEAIPRLEEILRVSDGIMVARGDLAVEVGNAAVPALQKKMIRMARDMDKVVITATQMMESMITNPVPTRAEVSDVANAVLDGTDAVMLSAETAAGKYPLETVQEMANICCAAEAAEEVELDADFNNRSFGRIDQSIAMGALFTAHHLGAKAIVALTDSGSTALWMSRYRIHIPIYALTPKISTQRKMALYRNVRPLLMDTSADRDTALEQAELHLKNRQIVQKGDIYAITCGEPMGQPGGTNMLKICSVE from the coding sequence ATGCAAATGACCCGCGCCACCAAAATCGTCGCCACCCTGGGGCCGGCATCGAGCGAGCCCGCGCTGCTCGAAGCCATGATTCGGGGCGGGGTCAACGTTGTGCGCCTGAACTTCAGCCACGGCAAGGCGCAAGATCACATCGACCGCGCCACCCTGGTGCGCGCCGCTGCGCAGCGCGCCGGGCGCGAGGTGGCCATCATGGCCGACCTGCAGGGGCCCAAAATCCGCGTCGGCAAGTTTGCCGACGGCAAGGTATGGCTCGAACCCGGCGCCGCCTTTGTGCTCGATGCCGCACGCACCGAGCCCGGTGACGTGCACGGCGTCAGCCTGGACTACAAAGACCTGCCGCGCGACGTGCGCGCCGGCGACACCTTGCTGCTCAACGACGGCCTGATCGTGCTCACCGTGGACGCCGTGCGCGGCGACGCCGTGCACACCACCGTCAAGCTCGGCGGCGAGCTCTCGAACAACAAGGGCATCAACAAGCAAGGCGGCGGCCTGACGGCGCCGGCCCTCACCGCCAAGGACATGGAGGACATCAAGACCGCCATGGGCTTTCAGGCCGACTACGTGGCCGTGAGCTTTCCGAAGAACGCCATCGACATGGAAATGGCGCGCCAGCTGTGCAACGTGGCGGCGGCGGAATACGGCCACCGCCCGGGGCTGATTGCCAAAATCGAGCGCGCCGAGGCGATTCCGCGCCTGGAAGAAATTTTGCGCGTCTCCGATGGCATCATGGTTGCGCGCGGCGACCTGGCGGTCGAGGTCGGCAACGCTGCCGTGCCGGCGCTGCAAAAGAAAATGATCCGCATGGCGCGCGACATGGACAAGGTGGTGATCACCGCCACGCAGATGATGGAGAGCATGATCACCAACCCCGTGCCCACGCGCGCCGAGGTCAGCGACGTGGCCAACGCCGTGCTCGATGGCACCGACGCCGTCATGCTCAGCGCCGAGACCGCTGCCGGCAAATACCCGCTGGAGACGGTGCAGGAAATGGCCAACATCTGCTGCGCCGCCGAGGCGGCGGAAGAGGTCGAGCTTGACGCCGACTTCAACAACCGCAGCTTTGGCCGCATCGACCAGAGCATTGCCATGGGCGCGCTGTTTACCGCCCACCACCTGGGCGCCAAGGCCATCGTTGCGCTCACCGACAGCGGCTCGACGGCGCTGTGGATGAGCCGCTACCGCATCCACATTCCGATCTACGCCCTGACGCCCAAAATTTCCACGCAGCGCAAGATGGCGCTGTACCGCAACGTGCGCCCGCTGCTCATGGACACCAGCGCCGACCGCGACACGGCGCTGGAGCAGGCCGAGCTGCACCTGAAGAACCGCCAGATCGTGCAAAAAGGCGACATCTACGCCATCACCTGCGGCGAGCCCATGGGCCAGCCCGGCGGCACCAACATGCTCAAAATCTGCAGCGTGGAGTAG